A section of the Amycolatopsis sp. AA4 genome encodes:
- a CDS encoding DUF4307 domain-containing protein: MTAEGDAVPARPADRYGAAGKGKPSKRWRRWLFVAVALVVSGAIGFVYYLNLGKTPIEAERVGFEERPGDAMQVTLNVTRDDDSKPGVCVVRVRDKSGAESGRREVLVPAGASHSRVNTVVKSIGTPVTADVFGCSYSIPRYLSTP; the protein is encoded by the coding sequence GTGACCGCCGAGGGCGACGCCGTTCCGGCGCGGCCCGCGGACCGGTACGGCGCCGCGGGCAAGGGCAAACCGTCGAAGCGCTGGCGGAGGTGGCTTTTCGTGGCCGTCGCGCTGGTCGTGAGCGGCGCGATCGGCTTCGTCTACTACCTCAACCTCGGCAAGACCCCGATCGAGGCGGAGCGCGTCGGCTTCGAGGAACGGCCGGGCGACGCGATGCAGGTCACGCTCAACGTCACCCGGGACGACGACAGCAAGCCCGGCGTGTGCGTCGTCCGGGTGCGCGACAAGTCCGGCGCGGAAAGCGGCCGCCGGGAGGTGCTGGTTCCCGCCGGGGCCAGCCACAGCAGGGTGAACACGGTGGTGAAGAGCATCGGGACCCCGGTGACCGCCGACGTGTTCGGCTGCTCGTATTCCATACCACGCTATCTGTCAACCCCGTAG
- the greA gene encoding transcription elongation factor GreA, giving the protein MVTVSDTKVTWLTQDAYDRLKHELDEMIENRPVIAARINDSREEGDLKENGGYHAAREEQGQAEARIRHLQELLRNAKVGEAPDDDGTAGPGKVLTVKYDGDDEEEKFLLATREEGAEGALDVYSPESPLGKALLGAKEGESREYELPNGKTMKVTLVKAVPYTES; this is encoded by the coding sequence ATGGTGACCGTGAGCGACACCAAGGTGACCTGGCTGACCCAGGATGCCTACGACAGGCTCAAGCACGAGCTCGACGAAATGATCGAGAATCGTCCGGTCATCGCCGCCCGCATCAACGACAGCCGCGAAGAGGGCGACCTCAAGGAGAACGGCGGCTACCACGCGGCCCGCGAAGAGCAGGGCCAGGCCGAAGCCCGGATCCGGCACCTGCAGGAGCTGCTGCGCAACGCGAAGGTCGGCGAGGCTCCGGACGACGACGGCACGGCGGGCCCCGGCAAGGTGCTCACCGTCAAGTACGACGGGGACGACGAGGAGGAGAAGTTCCTGCTCGCCACCCGGGAGGAAGGCGCGGAGGGCGCGCTCGACGTGTACTCCCCCGAATCGCCGCTCGGCAAGGCGCTGCTCGGCGCCAAGGAGGGCGAGTCCCGCGAGTACGAGCTGCCGAACGGCAAGACCATGAAGGTCACCCTGGTCAAGGCAGTGCCCTACACCGAGTCCTGA
- a CDS encoding Lrp/AsnC family transcriptional regulator has translation MLDSLDARLLLLLTDSPRLGVLECARRLGVARGTVQARLDRLTERGILGGFPPELDLAAMGYSLTAFAVLEIAQGKRAGVAEALAAIDEVCEVHATTGQGDLFVRLVARDNDDLQRVIDEVVGVPDVLRTSTSIALSTPVPPRVRPLLERTARTRT, from the coding sequence GTGCTTGACTCGCTCGACGCGCGACTGCTGCTGTTGCTCACCGACTCGCCTCGCCTCGGCGTGCTCGAATGCGCGCGCCGGCTCGGCGTCGCGCGCGGCACCGTGCAGGCGCGGCTGGACCGGCTCACCGAACGCGGCATCCTCGGCGGCTTCCCGCCGGAACTCGATCTGGCCGCGATGGGCTACAGCCTCACCGCGTTCGCCGTGCTCGAAATCGCGCAGGGCAAACGCGCCGGTGTCGCGGAGGCACTGGCTGCGATCGACGAAGTGTGCGAAGTGCACGCCACCACCGGACAAGGCGACCTCTTCGTACGCCTTGTCGCGCGTGACAACGACGATCTGCAACGCGTCATCGACGAAGTGGTTGGCGTGCCGGATGTCTTGCGTACGTCGACTTCGATCGCGTTGTCGACACCAGTGCCGCCGCGAGTGCGGCCGTTGCTCGAACGGACGGCTAGGACACGTACGTGA
- the hppD gene encoding 4-hydroxyphenylpyruvate dioxygenase, with the protein MTSTMDPHGALDDVSYDQLRQLVGLVDHDASTDPFPVKALDAVVFIAGNATQTAWFYQVAFGMQLVAYSGPETGQLDHKAFVLKSGSARFVITGGVKPDSPLLDHHRRHGDGVVDLALETTDVDKCVEHARKEGATILEEPHDVSDEHGTIRRAAIATYGETRHTLIDRSRYNGIYLPGYEPREGTVKRPEGAPKRLFQAVDHCVGNVELGKMDYWVDWYHRVMGFVNMAEFVGDDIATDYSALMSKVVSNGNHRVKFPLNEPAIAKKKSQIDEYLEFYEGAGCQHIALATNDIIATITAMRAAGVEFLDTPDSYYDDPELRARIGEVRVPIETLKEHRILVDRDEDGYLLQIFTKPIGDRPTVFYELIERHGSLGFGKGNFKALFEAIEREQERRGNL; encoded by the coding sequence ATGACCTCCACGATGGATCCGCACGGCGCACTCGACGACGTCAGCTACGACCAGCTCCGCCAGCTCGTCGGACTGGTGGACCACGACGCCTCGACCGACCCGTTCCCGGTCAAGGCACTGGACGCGGTGGTGTTCATCGCGGGCAACGCCACCCAGACCGCGTGGTTCTACCAGGTCGCGTTCGGCATGCAGCTGGTCGCGTACTCCGGCCCCGAAACGGGACAGCTCGACCACAAGGCCTTCGTGCTCAAGTCCGGTTCGGCGCGCTTCGTGATCACCGGCGGCGTGAAGCCGGATTCCCCGCTGCTCGACCACCACCGCCGCCACGGCGACGGCGTGGTCGACCTCGCCCTGGAGACCACCGACGTCGACAAGTGCGTCGAACACGCCCGCAAGGAGGGCGCGACGATCCTCGAGGAGCCGCACGACGTCTCCGACGAGCACGGCACGATCCGCCGCGCGGCCATCGCGACCTACGGCGAGACCCGGCACACGCTCATCGACCGGTCCCGTTACAACGGCATCTACCTGCCCGGCTACGAACCTCGCGAGGGCACCGTCAAGCGGCCCGAGGGCGCGCCGAAGCGGCTGTTCCAGGCGGTCGACCACTGCGTCGGCAACGTCGAACTCGGCAAGATGGACTACTGGGTCGACTGGTACCACCGCGTCATGGGCTTCGTGAACATGGCGGAGTTCGTCGGCGACGACATCGCCACCGACTACTCGGCGCTGATGAGCAAGGTGGTGTCGAACGGCAACCACCGGGTCAAGTTCCCGCTCAACGAGCCGGCGATCGCGAAGAAGAAGTCGCAGATCGACGAGTACCTCGAGTTCTACGAGGGTGCCGGCTGCCAGCACATCGCGTTGGCCACCAACGACATCATCGCCACCATCACCGCGATGCGCGCCGCGGGCGTCGAATTCCTCGACACCCCGGACTCGTACTACGACGACCCCGAGCTGCGCGCCCGGATCGGCGAGGTGCGGGTGCCGATCGAAACGCTGAAGGAGCACCGGATCCTGGTCGACCGCGACGAGGACGGCTACCTGCTGCAGATCTTCACCAAGCCGATCGGGGACCGGCCCACCGTGTTCTACGAGCTGATCGAGCGGCACGGTTCGCTCGGCTTCGGCAAGGGCAACTTCAAGGCCCTGTTCGAGGCCATCGAGCGCGAGCAGGAGCGCCGCGGCAACCTCTGA
- a CDS encoding YbaB/EbfC family nucleoid-associated protein produces MPDSVDASEQMIEGWTKQLQQTAARYQAMAERMQGQTVTERSKDGSVEVTVDAKGLLKNLVLADSAAGKKMADVSAEVLRLVQRAQARIPELLQQAAAETVGGDETTETLVADAQRTFPAPPAEEPAESGPDRVRRFLPEDAEETGAPAPPPARPAGPPAPPPPQQQQRRRRSSSDEDDDFGGSILS; encoded by the coding sequence ATGCCGGACAGCGTCGACGCCAGCGAGCAGATGATCGAGGGCTGGACCAAGCAGCTCCAGCAGACCGCTGCCCGCTACCAGGCGATGGCCGAGCGCATGCAGGGCCAAACCGTCACCGAGCGGTCGAAGGACGGTTCGGTCGAGGTCACCGTGGATGCCAAGGGGCTGCTGAAGAACCTGGTGCTCGCGGACTCCGCGGCGGGCAAGAAGATGGCCGACGTCTCCGCCGAGGTGCTGCGGCTCGTGCAGCGCGCGCAGGCCCGGATCCCCGAACTGCTGCAGCAGGCCGCGGCCGAGACCGTCGGCGGCGACGAGACCACCGAAACCTTGGTGGCGGACGCGCAGCGGACGTTTCCCGCGCCGCCCGCCGAGGAACCGGCCGAGTCCGGACCCGACCGGGTGCGCCGGTTCCTGCCCGAGGACGCCGAGGAAACCGGGGCTCCCGCACCGCCGCCGGCGCGTCCGGCAGGTCCGCCCGCACCGCCGCCCCCGCAGCAGCAGCAACGCCGCCGCCGGAGTTCGTCGGACGAGGACGACGACTTCGGCGGATCGATCCTGTCCTGA
- a CDS encoding type VII secretion target gives MAPRGYEIGGDLEAHARQLDALADGLKQAVDAAHQVSMPTDAYGILCQPFRMMLDPVENYGIEALQNTVTAMDAQAQKVRDAAKAYDSYEGEAAGSMKASD, from the coding sequence ATGGCACCCAGGGGTTACGAGATCGGCGGCGATCTCGAGGCGCACGCGCGTCAGCTCGACGCGCTCGCCGACGGGCTGAAGCAGGCGGTCGACGCCGCGCACCAGGTCAGCATGCCCACTGACGCGTACGGCATTCTCTGCCAGCCGTTCCGGATGATGCTCGACCCGGTCGAGAACTACGGTATCGAGGCGTTGCAGAACACCGTGACGGCGATGGACGCGCAGGCGCAGAAGGTGCGCGACGCGGCGAAGGCGTACGACAGCTACGAAGGCGAAGCTGCCGGTTCGATGAAGGCGAGCGACTGA
- a CDS encoding immunity 49 family protein, whose product MTAVPRHSVSIDVAWKQIEKLSPQVAFYFDYITQDTSALANVLRRELMLAQYRSVVDPDAEDPDTWGDLGLAAQAAAAAFTAACAPEGQEVDAVIGRPRRFAATGPTPRTDPAAWLTAAWLAVIQRDDVLIQQLAAVPLDVLRASGIEHDAYMYPWVETLQTFLAHREVTPEMFLPAMDGTDPDTAQFTPPAAMLQLVYPPIRMFYYVLRRDSEKFAEAFVSALERHREYWTAEDRSTDPEGFLALAPLAVAVLARSVGMTFDVQSGYTPANLLAGILPPQNG is encoded by the coding sequence ATGACCGCCGTTCCCAGGCACTCCGTCAGCATCGACGTCGCGTGGAAGCAGATCGAGAAGTTGTCGCCGCAGGTGGCCTTCTACTTCGACTACATCACCCAGGACACCAGCGCGCTGGCGAACGTCCTGCGCCGGGAGCTGATGCTCGCGCAGTACCGCAGCGTCGTCGACCCGGACGCCGAGGACCCGGACACCTGGGGCGACCTCGGTCTCGCCGCGCAGGCCGCGGCCGCCGCTTTCACCGCGGCGTGCGCGCCGGAGGGCCAGGAGGTCGACGCGGTGATCGGCCGCCCGCGCCGTTTCGCGGCCACCGGCCCGACGCCGCGGACGGACCCGGCGGCTTGGCTCACCGCGGCCTGGCTCGCCGTGATCCAGCGCGACGACGTGCTGATCCAGCAGCTGGCCGCGGTCCCGCTGGACGTGCTGCGCGCGTCGGGCATCGAGCACGACGCCTACATGTACCCGTGGGTCGAGACGCTGCAGACGTTCCTCGCGCACCGCGAGGTCACCCCGGAGATGTTCCTGCCCGCGATGGACGGCACCGACCCGGACACCGCGCAGTTCACTCCTCCGGCGGCGATGCTGCAGCTCGTGTACCCGCCGATCCGGATGTTCTACTACGTGCTGCGCCGGGACTCGGAGAAGTTCGCCGAGGCGTTCGTCTCCGCGCTGGAGCGGCACCGCGAGTACTGGACCGCCGAGGACCGCTCCACCGACCCGGAGGGCTTCCTCGCACTGGCCCCGCTGGCGGTCGCGGTGCTCGCCCGTTCGGTCGGGATGACGTTCGACGTCCAGTCCGGTTACACGCCGGCCAACCTGCTCGCGGGCATTCTCCCGCCGCAGAACGGCTGA
- the ilvA gene encoding threonine ammonia-lyase, whose translation MELVSVERIQEARKLLEGITRVTPMEHARDLRRLHGGPVYLKCENLQRTGSFKIRGAYTRIHGLTAEERARGVVAASAGNHAQGVALASSLLGISSTVFMPLRAPLPKLAATRGYGAEVHLHGAVVDETLAEAIAFSERTGAVFIHPFDHPDVIAGQGTVGLEILEQVPGAKTVLVPTGGGGLVGGVAAAVKALHPEIRVVGVQAEDAAAYPSSLAAGAPVRLRDVHTMADGIAVGEPGKVSYAHVQSLVDDVVTVTEESLSRAVLLCLERRKLVVEPAGAASVAALLQHPGAFEPPVVAILSGGNVDPVLLQQIIQHGMTAGGRYLKLHLRVPDRPGSLVSVLSCVKDLGANVLDVEHSRISGSLALGEVDVALALETRGPEHCKEVEAALADAGFTVV comes from the coding sequence ATGGAACTGGTCAGCGTCGAGCGCATCCAGGAAGCTCGGAAGCTTCTCGAGGGCATCACCCGCGTCACGCCGATGGAGCACGCCCGCGACCTGCGCCGGCTGCACGGCGGCCCGGTGTATCTGAAGTGCGAGAACCTGCAGCGCACCGGTTCCTTCAAGATCCGCGGCGCCTACACCCGCATTCACGGCCTGACCGCCGAGGAACGCGCGCGCGGCGTCGTCGCGGCCAGCGCGGGCAACCACGCGCAGGGGGTCGCGCTGGCCTCGTCGCTGCTCGGCATTTCCTCGACCGTCTTCATGCCGCTGCGCGCTCCGCTGCCGAAACTCGCCGCGACCCGCGGGTACGGCGCGGAGGTCCACCTCCACGGCGCGGTCGTCGACGAAACCCTCGCCGAGGCCATCGCGTTCTCGGAACGCACCGGTGCGGTCTTCATCCACCCGTTCGACCACCCCGACGTCATCGCCGGTCAGGGCACCGTCGGGCTGGAGATCCTCGAGCAGGTGCCGGGCGCGAAGACCGTCCTGGTCCCGACCGGCGGCGGCGGGCTGGTCGGCGGCGTCGCGGCGGCGGTGAAGGCGCTGCATCCGGAGATCCGGGTGGTCGGGGTCCAGGCCGAGGACGCCGCTGCTTATCCGTCTTCGCTGGCGGCGGGCGCGCCGGTCCGGCTGCGCGACGTGCACACGATGGCCGACGGGATCGCGGTCGGCGAGCCGGGCAAGGTCAGCTACGCGCACGTCCAGTCATTGGTCGACGACGTCGTGACGGTGACCGAGGAATCCTTGTCCCGCGCGGTATTGCTGTGCCTGGAGCGGCGAAAGCTGGTCGTGGAACCGGCCGGAGCCGCTTCCGTGGCCGCGCTTTTGCAGCACCCCGGCGCTTTCGAACCGCCGGTGGTGGCGATCCTCTCCGGCGGCAACGTGGATCCCGTGCTGCTGCAGCAGATCATCCAGCACGGCATGACCGCCGGCGGCCGCTACCTGAAGCTGCACCTGCGCGTACCGGACCGGCCGGGCTCGCTGGTTTCGGTGCTGTCGTGCGTGAAGGACCTGGGCGCGAACGTCCTCGACGTCGAGCACTCCCGCATCTCCGGCAGCCTGGCCCTCGGCGAAGTCGACGTCGCCCTCGCCCTGGAAACCCGCGGCCCCGAGCACTGCAAGGAGGTCGAGGCCGCCCTCGCCGACGCCGGGTTCACCGTCGTCTGA